A single window of uncultured Pseudodesulfovibrio sp. DNA harbors:
- a CDS encoding acyl-CoA thioesterase — MEPKSATESAVVMTHLVLPQDANPAGNLHGGVILKHIDTAGGVVAKKHSRTNVVTVSIDRMAFKQPAYMGELLTFKASLNYVGRSSMEIGVRVEAENLATGEVRHTNSAYLTYVALGEDSKPTPVPPLTLENETTKRRHKEAELRRELRKKELELEAGQKVCLEKK, encoded by the coding sequence ATGGAACCGAAATCCGCCACAGAATCCGCCGTGGTTATGACACATCTGGTCCTGCCACAAGACGCCAATCCCGCCGGCAATCTGCACGGTGGCGTCATCCTCAAGCATATCGATACGGCAGGTGGAGTGGTCGCAAAAAAACACTCACGCACCAATGTCGTCACAGTGTCTATCGACCGTATGGCCTTCAAGCAACCTGCGTACATGGGTGAACTGCTGACCTTCAAGGCGAGCCTCAACTATGTAGGTCGGTCCAGTATGGAAATAGGCGTCCGGGTGGAGGCCGAGAACCTCGCCACCGGAGAAGTGCGGCATACAAATTCCGCCTATCTGACCTACGTGGCGTTGGGTGAAGACAGCAAACCGACCCCGGTTCCGCCGCTCACACTTGAAAACGAGACAACCAAGCGACGGCATAAAGAAGCCGAACTCCGACGCGAACTCCGTAAAAAAGAACTAGAGTTGGAAGCAGGTCAAAAAGTCTGTCTTGAAAAGAAATAG
- the sfsA gene encoding DNA/RNA nuclease SfsA produces MSCTLPFHAPCRTAAFIRRIKRFTVDAEALTGPDTGEVLKAHTNNTGSMLGLLRPGSTALLSPAVNPNRKLKYTLEALDLAGTMVGVNTLTPNRMLYKAWETGTLSEMDGYEYFKKEAKVGQSRLDAFLSGERGDLWVECKNVTLVEDGIACFPDAITERGQKHLRELMALAKTGARVALFFLIQRSDGECFGPADFIDPVYAELFYEAMDKGVEMWPYVAYVNEYGITLGQRLPVVLP; encoded by the coding sequence ATGTCGTGTACGCTTCCGTTTCATGCGCCTTGCCGGACTGCTGCTTTCATTCGACGTATCAAGCGATTCACTGTAGATGCCGAAGCTCTGACCGGCCCGGATACAGGTGAGGTGCTCAAGGCGCATACCAACAATACAGGCTCTATGCTCGGACTGCTCAGGCCCGGTTCTACCGCGTTGCTGTCTCCGGCAGTCAATCCGAACCGAAAGCTTAAGTATACTCTGGAGGCATTGGACCTCGCTGGGACCATGGTTGGTGTAAATACGTTGACTCCCAACCGGATGCTTTACAAGGCTTGGGAAACCGGCACTTTATCGGAGATGGATGGCTACGAGTATTTCAAGAAGGAAGCCAAAGTTGGACAGAGTCGGCTTGATGCCTTTTTGTCTGGCGAGCGTGGCGATCTTTGGGTGGAATGTAAGAATGTCACCCTGGTTGAGGACGGTATAGCCTGTTTCCCGGATGCCATCACGGAGCGGGGGCAAAAGCATTTACGTGAACTTATGGCACTCGCCAAGACCGGGGCGCGAGTGGCCCTTTTCTTTTTGATCCAGCGGTCTGACGGAGAATGCTTTGGGCCAGCGGATTTTATCGATCCTGTGTATGCCGAACTGTTTTACGAAGCGATGGACAAAGGCGTCGAAATGTGGCCCTACGTTGCTTATGTGAATGAGTATGGAATTACTCTGGGGCAACGACTTCCTGTCGTTTTGCCGTGA
- a CDS encoding VOC family protein: MPQYTGINHLAMVTGDMDGTIRFWRDLLGMRLVAGLGRPGYRHYFLEISEQDMIAFFEWPDVEPLEERDHGFPVKGQIGFDHISFGVVSDDDLWEIKDKLEAADLWCSEVVDHGFIHSIYAFDPNNIPIEFSAPVAGVDLRKTPIIADSNPSTEARKGAEKQPGVWPDVVRPTPESERDVYEGEGQQVVDGLRQRNGE; this comes from the coding sequence ATGCCTCAATATACCGGCATCAACCATCTGGCCATGGTCACTGGCGATATGGATGGCACTATCCGGTTTTGGCGCGACCTGCTTGGTATGCGTCTTGTCGCCGGACTCGGTCGGCCCGGTTACCGTCATTATTTTTTGGAAATTTCCGAACAGGACATGATCGCCTTTTTCGAGTGGCCGGATGTTGAACCTCTTGAGGAGCGGGATCACGGATTTCCGGTGAAAGGTCAGATTGGTTTTGATCATATTTCTTTTGGTGTGGTTTCGGATGATGATTTGTGGGAGATCAAGGACAAGCTTGAGGCGGCTGATCTTTGGTGTTCTGAAGTGGTGGACCACGGTTTTATCCATTCAATTTACGCCTTTGATCCTAATAATATTCCCATTGAATTCAGTGCGCCTGTAGCGGGTGTTGATCTGCGAAAGACACCGATTATAGCAGACTCCAATCCCAGTACCGAGGCCCGAAAGGGTGCTGAAAAGCAACCCGGAGTCTGGCCCGATGTCGTACGTCCTACCCCTGAGAGTGAGCGGGATGTGTACGAGGGAGAAGGGCAACAGGTGGTTGATGGATTGCGGCAAAGGAATGGGGAATAG